From Desulfovibrio sp. TomC, a single genomic window includes:
- the tolA gene encoding cell envelope integrity protein TolA — MRVLGWIFSIFLHLTVVLASLLFVNIEPVKFQLNVPVYEVDLVSLAPPGLPPGEAGLPPGPKGPGDRPEPGPPEPAGGPGEAAKAQEALPEPAEAPATPAKPIPPEPVAAVPEPPQPKRTEPEPKKPEPKPEPEPKAKPIPTEQAKPEPKIEPKPDFKKIEEATRKAEAAKKLEEAKKIEEAKKVEEAKKKADEAKKEDAKKKADEAKKVEEAKKAEDAKKAAEAKKAEDAKKAADAAKAAAASKQLSDKEMLAQALKDAKSKAGPGSGSGSGQGPGKGEAGGDPVAKALADARKAAGGGGGGGTPGGAGGGGGGVTMGVYGQIVNREVKKNWRFPQSGAKQHLLAMVEVNIDKDGRILNYRLVQPSGQANFDASALKSVAETETLPAPPAGLNVLQLRFSSQELGQ; from the coding sequence ATGCGCGTCCTCGGCTGGATATTTTCCATTTTTCTCCATCTGACGGTGGTGTTGGCGAGTCTGCTGTTCGTCAATATCGAACCGGTCAAATTCCAGCTCAATGTGCCGGTCTACGAGGTCGATCTCGTGTCCCTGGCGCCTCCGGGCCTGCCGCCTGGCGAGGCCGGCCTGCCCCCTGGTCCCAAAGGCCCGGGCGACCGCCCGGAACCCGGCCCCCCGGAACCGGCCGGCGGTCCCGGCGAGGCGGCCAAGGCCCAGGAGGCGCTGCCCGAACCGGCCGAGGCTCCGGCCACGCCGGCCAAGCCCATACCGCCCGAGCCGGTGGCAGCCGTGCCCGAGCCGCCCCAGCCCAAGCGCACCGAACCCGAGCCGAAGAAACCTGAGCCCAAGCCCGAGCCGGAGCCCAAGGCCAAGCCTATTCCCACGGAACAGGCCAAGCCTGAGCCGAAGATCGAGCCGAAACCGGATTTCAAGAAGATCGAGGAAGCCACGCGCAAGGCCGAGGCGGCCAAGAAGCTTGAGGAAGCCAAGAAGATCGAAGAAGCCAAGAAGGTCGAGGAAGCCAAAAAGAAGGCTGACGAGGCCAAGAAAGAAGACGCCAAGAAGAAAGCGGACGAAGCCAAAAAGGTCGAAGAGGCCAAAAAGGCCGAAGACGCCAAAAAGGCTGCCGAGGCGAAAAAGGCCGAGGATGCCAAGAAGGCGGCGGACGCGGCCAAGGCGGCTGCCGCATCCAAGCAGCTTTCCGACAAGGAAATGCTGGCCCAGGCCCTCAAGGACGCCAAGTCCAAGGCCGGCCCCGGCAGCGGTTCCGGCTCCGGGCAGGGACCCGGCAAGGGCGAGGCCGGAGGCGATCCTGTGGCCAAGGCCCTGGCTGATGCCCGCAAGGCGGCCGGCGGCGGCGGGGGCGGCGGCACGCCCGGCGGCGCTGGCGGCGGGGGCGGCGGCGTGACCATGGGAGTCTACGGCCAGATCGTGAACCGCGAAGTGAAAAAGAACTGGCGCTTCCCCCAGAGCGGCGCCAAACAGCACCTGCTCGCCATGGTCGAGGTGAACATCGACAAGGACGGCCGTATTCTGAACTACCGGCTGGTCCAGCCGTCGGGACAAGCCAATTTTGACGCCTCGGCGCTCAAGTCCGTGGCGGAAACCGAGACCCTGCCCGCGCCCCCGGCCGGGCTCAATGTCCTGCAATTGCGGTTTAGCTCCCAGGAACTCGGACAGTGA
- a CDS encoding LysR substrate-binding domain-containing protein, protein MELRDFECFVAVAEELHFGRAAARLAMCQPPLSQRIKALEETLGTRLLARTSRRVALTPAGETFLGRARAVLELAGAAGDEARRVGLGLAGKLTVGFVNPAMDAFLAAALGQFRGQAPEVELSLREMTTREQAEALAGGRIDVGFCRSAGQEPAGAALTEVSREPYILALPAGHPLAGYRRVSLAALDGQALIVPPRAGLPALSQALGAAFAAAGARPVAVQEAASKFTMLGLVAAGVGLALVPASVRVWQRAGVVCRDLEAGLPPVVLAAALPLDREHAAATRLVELARQAAGSRPAARAGAVKATDACGQPATG, encoded by the coding sequence ATGGAACTGCGGGATTTCGAGTGTTTTGTGGCTGTGGCCGAGGAACTGCATTTCGGGCGGGCGGCGGCCCGTCTGGCCATGTGCCAACCGCCGCTGAGTCAACGCATCAAAGCCCTGGAGGAGACGCTGGGGACGCGGCTTTTGGCCCGCACCAGCCGCCGGGTGGCCCTGACGCCGGCCGGCGAAACTTTTCTGGGTCGGGCGCGGGCCGTGCTGGAGCTGGCCGGGGCGGCCGGCGACGAGGCCCGTCGGGTGGGATTGGGGCTGGCCGGGAAATTGACGGTGGGATTCGTCAACCCGGCCATGGACGCCTTTTTGGCCGCAGCCCTGGGGCAGTTTCGGGGGCAGGCCCCGGAGGTGGAACTGTCGCTTCGGGAGATGACCACCCGGGAGCAGGCCGAGGCCCTGGCCGGGGGGCGCATTGATGTGGGCTTTTGCCGCTCTGCCGGGCAGGAGCCGGCCGGAGCGGCCCTTACGGAGGTGTCCCGGGAGCCGTACATCCTGGCTCTGCCGGCCGGCCACCCCCTGGCCGGATACCGGCGGGTGTCTCTGGCCGCCCTGGACGGTCAGGCCTTGATCGTGCCGCCGCGCGCCGGGCTGCCGGCCTTGTCCCAGGCGCTTGGCGCTGCCTTTGCCGCGGCCGGAGCCCGGCCGGTTGCGGTGCAGGAGGCAGCCTCGAAATTCACCATGCTTGGGCTCGTGGCCGCCGGCGTGGGACTGGCCCTGGTCCCGGCCTCGGTTCGGGTATGGCAGCGGGCCGGGGTGGTCTGCCGGGATCTGGAGGCCGGGCTGCCCCCGGTCGTCCTGGCGGCGGCCCTGCCCCTGGATCGGGAACACGCCGCCGCAACGCGACTGGTGGAACTGGCCCGGCAGGCGGCCGGTTCCAGGCCCGCAGCCCGGGCCGGAGCGGTCAAAGCGACTGACGCTTGCGGGCAGCCTGCCACTGGATGA
- a CDS encoding ExbD/TolR family protein, translated as MGMQTGGKGRYLADVNVTPFVDVMLVLLIIFMVTAPMMTQGLEVDLPQTRAVSVLPKENDSLVLTIKADSSIYLDKYQVDFADLEGQVKRLVTDQKKQLFLRADQSVAYGTVVKVMGIIKAAGVDKLGVVAEDEKTAKNAAAAAAAAAKKK; from the coding sequence ATGGGTATGCAGACCGGCGGCAAGGGTCGGTATCTGGCCGACGTCAACGTCACGCCCTTTGTCGACGTCATGCTCGTGCTGCTGATTATTTTCATGGTCACCGCGCCCATGATGACCCAGGGCCTGGAGGTCGATCTGCCCCAGACCCGGGCCGTGAGTGTTCTGCCCAAGGAAAACGACAGCCTGGTGTTGACCATCAAGGCCGACAGTTCGATCTACCTCGACAAGTACCAGGTGGATTTCGCCGACCTGGAAGGGCAGGTCAAACGGCTGGTGACGGACCAGAAAAAGCAGTTGTTCCTGCGGGCCGACCAGTCTGTGGCTTACGGCACGGTGGTCAAGGTCATGGGGATCATCAAGGCAGCGGGCGTGGACAAGCTCGGCGTTGTGGCCGAAGACGAAAAAACGGCCAAGAACGCCGCAGCCGCCGCCGCAGCCGCCGCCAAAAAGAAATAG
- a CDS encoding SIR2 family NAD-dependent protein deacylase, translated as MRDAGVEKALDRAAAMIRGAGRVLALTGAGVSVASGIPDFRSPGGLWERHDPMAVATAEALARQPGRVWAFLHEVLAMVAAARPGPAHFALARLEAAGKLTGVVTQNIDGLHQAAGSHNVVEFHGGLNRFACMGCGLAHDPALARTLSPEALPWRCEACGGVVRPDSVFFGEAIPLDALHKSSQLAFAADVVVVAGTSGEVAPANLLPREIKARGGGVVEINLTESAYQGLADVCITAPAEIALPALADRVLS; from the coding sequence ATGCGGGATGCGGGGGTGGAAAAAGCGTTGGACAGGGCGGCGGCCATGATTCGGGGGGCCGGCCGTGTCCTGGCCCTGACCGGGGCCGGGGTGTCGGTGGCCAGCGGTATCCCGGATTTTCGCAGCCCGGGTGGGTTGTGGGAGCGCCATGATCCCATGGCCGTGGCCACGGCCGAGGCCCTGGCCCGCCAGCCCGGCCGGGTCTGGGCCTTTTTGCACGAGGTGCTGGCCATGGTGGCTGCGGCCCGGCCGGGTCCGGCCCATTTTGCCCTGGCCCGGCTGGAAGCGGCGGGAAAATTGACGGGTGTCGTCACCCAGAATATTGACGGGCTGCATCAGGCCGCCGGATCGCACAATGTGGTGGAATTTCACGGCGGCTTGAACCGTTTTGCCTGCATGGGCTGTGGCCTTGCGCACGATCCGGCCCTGGCCAGGACGCTCTCGCCAGAGGCTTTGCCTTGGCGTTGCGAAGCCTGTGGCGGGGTGGTGCGTCCCGACAGCGTGTTTTTTGGGGAAGCCATTCCACTTGACGCTCTGCACAAAAGCAGTCAATTGGCCTTTGCCGCCGACGTTGTCGTGGTGGCCGGAACATCGGGGGAGGTCGCCCCGGCCAATCTCCTGCCCAGGGAGATCAAGGCCAGGGGCGGGGGTGTTGTGGAAATCAATCTTACGGAAAGCGCCTACCAAGGCTTGGCCGACGTGTGCATTACCGCGCCGGCGGAAATCGCTTTGCCGGCCCTGGCCGACCGCGTGCTTTCCTAA
- a CDS encoding DUF1786 domain-containing protein, whose amino-acid sequence MPQRRVLCLDIGSGTQDVLYHFPDLEPENCPKFVLPAPARQVGARLAALTAAGRSVYLCGRNMGGGFFKAYRAHLKAGLPLAAHPDAVWALTDDPERLVATTGVVITRERPAGHVPVALADYDPGYWRAFLGAAGLPEPDMVMACAQDHGLHPGKSSREGRFRLWERFLRESGGRPEALVYATPPSELTRLAVLQDSIGGGPVADSAAAAVLGMLADPAIAALTDVSGVMCVNAGNSHTVAALVHRRRIHGIYEHHTGMLDPDTLWADLERFRRGDLTNAEVFASGGHGCLTLELPAEAGIFPYTSVIGPKRASFTGFDVDFPSPGGDMMLTACLGLIQWQAARKRQSL is encoded by the coding sequence ATGCCGCAGCGCCGCGTGTTGTGTCTGGACATCGGTTCCGGCACCCAGGATGTGCTCTATCATTTTCCGGATCTCGAACCGGAGAACTGCCCCAAATTCGTGCTGCCCGCCCCGGCGCGGCAGGTGGGGGCGCGATTGGCCGCGCTGACTGCCGCCGGCCGCTCCGTCTACCTGTGCGGACGCAACATGGGCGGCGGGTTTTTCAAGGCCTACCGGGCGCATCTCAAGGCCGGCCTGCCCCTGGCCGCCCATCCCGACGCGGTCTGGGCCCTGACTGACGATCCCGAACGGCTGGTGGCCACAACAGGCGTGGTCATTACCCGCGAGCGCCCGGCCGGGCACGTGCCCGTGGCGCTGGCCGACTACGATCCCGGCTATTGGCGGGCCTTTCTCGGCGCGGCCGGCCTGCCCGAGCCGGATATGGTCATGGCCTGCGCCCAGGATCATGGCCTGCATCCCGGTAAAAGCAGCCGCGAGGGCCGCTTCAGGCTCTGGGAGCGGTTTTTGCGGGAGAGCGGCGGCCGCCCAGAAGCCCTGGTCTACGCCACGCCCCCGTCGGAACTGACCCGGCTGGCCGTGTTGCAGGACTCCATCGGCGGCGGGCCGGTGGCCGATTCCGCTGCCGCCGCCGTCCTCGGGATGCTGGCCGATCCGGCCATCGCCGCCCTGACCGACGTGTCCGGCGTCATGTGCGTCAATGCCGGCAACAGCCACACCGTGGCCGCCCTGGTCCATCGCCGCCGCATCCACGGCATCTACGAGCACCACACCGGCATGCTCGACCCCGACACCCTCTGGGCCGACCTGGAGCGGTTTCGCCGGGGCGACCTGACCAACGCCGAGGTTTTTGCCAGCGGCGGGCACGGCTGCCTGACCCTCGAGCTGCCGGCTGAGGCCGGGATTTTCCCGTATACCTCGGTGATTGGCCCCAAACGGGCCTCGTTTACCGGCTTTGACGTCGATTTCCCCAGCCCCGGCGGCGATATGATGCTCACCGCCTGCCTGGGGCTCATCCAGTGGCAGGCTGCCCGCAAGCGTCAGTCGCTTTGA
- a CDS encoding MotA/TolQ/ExbB proton channel family protein, translated as MDALTPHGGLWAMMASATPTVIFVLCVLVFMSLGCWSIIFIKLFTLTAAKRDTARDYERFQEADTLRSAMQSLGQSRHSPAFAVGRMAFEELVRMEQADLDPAEKGHVAMDNIRRVLRQGVTTELGKLSKSLPFLATTANATPFIGLFGTVWGIMNSFHSIGQQQSAALAAVAPGISEALVATAIGLAVAIPAVLAYNYFLGFIQAIENELVNFAGAFLNRIQREVTWTPREAGQSPQPASRRPAAPERF; from the coding sequence ATGGACGCGCTTACGCCGCATGGCGGTTTGTGGGCCATGATGGCCAGCGCCACGCCGACGGTTATATTCGTCTTGTGCGTGCTGGTTTTCATGTCCCTTGGTTGTTGGAGCATCATTTTCATCAAGCTTTTTACCCTCACTGCCGCCAAGCGCGACACAGCCCGGGATTACGAGCGTTTTCAGGAGGCCGACACCCTGCGTTCGGCCATGCAGTCCCTGGGCCAGTCCCGCCATTCCCCGGCCTTTGCCGTCGGACGCATGGCCTTTGAGGAACTGGTGCGCATGGAGCAGGCCGACCTTGATCCGGCGGAAAAGGGCCACGTTGCCATGGACAACATCCGCCGGGTGTTGCGCCAGGGCGTGACCACGGAGCTTGGCAAGCTCTCCAAGTCCCTGCCGTTTCTGGCGACGACCGCCAACGCCACGCCCTTTATCGGCCTTTTCGGCACGGTCTGGGGCATCATGAACTCGTTTCACTCCATCGGCCAGCAGCAGTCTGCGGCCCTGGCCGCTGTCGCCCCGGGCATTTCCGAGGCCCTGGTGGCCACGGCCATCGGTCTGGCCGTGGCCATCCCGGCGGTTTTGGCCTACAACTATTTTCTGGGATTCATCCAGGCCATCGAAAACGAACTGGTCAATTTTGCCGGCGCGTTTTTAAACCGCATCCAGCGCGAGGTCACCTGGACCCCGCGCGAGGCCGGCCAAAGTCCTCAGCCTGCTTCGCGCCGGCCGGCCGCTCCCGAGAGGTTTTAG
- a CDS encoding YitT family protein: MHRITTNMFFNLGLLTFGAAIYSLGIKDIVVAKGLMSGGVSGVALLLYYLTGVLGPGVYYFLLNLPLMALGWVSLSRRFILYTVYGMGLVSLFMQLLPERALIADPLLAAVFGGAVMGAGSGIMLRTLGSAGGTDILAIWLNQKYNLRIGQFNFFFNLIVFAAGLTFYDPTLVLYSIILSYTNSKVMDYFLSLFNQRKMVFIISDQSDAIAKDIIHTLKRGATFLHGAGAYTGKSKRIILTITNTVQIKRLEELVFSHDENAFFVVENTFNVLGEGFSRRKVY; encoded by the coding sequence ATGCACCGCATCACCACCAACATGTTTTTCAACCTCGGCCTGCTGACCTTTGGCGCCGCCATTTACAGCCTTGGCATCAAGGATATCGTCGTGGCCAAGGGCCTCATGTCCGGCGGCGTCTCGGGCGTGGCCCTGCTCTTGTACTACCTGACCGGGGTCCTCGGGCCTGGCGTCTACTATTTCCTGCTCAACCTGCCGCTCATGGCCCTGGGTTGGGTCAGCCTGTCGCGGCGCTTCATCCTCTACACCGTCTACGGCATGGGTCTTGTGAGCCTTTTCATGCAGCTTCTGCCCGAGCGGGCGCTCATCGCCGATCCGCTCCTGGCCGCCGTTTTCGGCGGCGCGGTCATGGGGGCCGGATCAGGCATCATGCTGCGCACGCTCGGTTCGGCCGGGGGGACCGACATTCTGGCCATCTGGCTCAACCAGAAATACAACCTGCGCATCGGCCAGTTCAATTTCTTTTTCAACCTGATCGTATTCGCCGCCGGGCTGACCTTTTACGACCCGACATTGGTGCTCTATTCCATTATTTTATCCTACACAAACTCCAAAGTCATGGATTATTTCCTGTCTCTTTTCAACCAACGCAAAATGGTCTTCATCATATCCGATCAATCAGACGCCATTGCCAAGGACATCATCCACACCTTAAAGCGCGGCGCGACATTCCTGCACGGAGCCGGGGCCTATACCGGAAAATCAAAACGCATTATTCTCACCATTACCAATACAGTGCAGATAAAACGATTGGAAGAACTGGTCTTCTCCCACGATGAAAACGCCTTTTTCGTCGTTGAAAATACGTTCAACGTCCTCGGCGAAGGCTTTTCCAGACGAAAAGTCTATTAG
- a CDS encoding carboxymuconolactone decarboxylase family protein, with protein MIKTFFCRWRILLALGLALGPTLANGDSTMTANERYERGYAALAALAPQKAQAVQDALADIAPDLGRFVVEFGYGDIFTRPGLTPAERQTATIAALTALGNAAPQLAFHVEAGLATGLSPEAIVEIIYVTTVFAGFPAGLNALAVCREVFAAKGVTVRQRPAHPDGETDRRTRGLATLAATSRDAGEKVVASMAGIAPDMADFLLDFSYGDVISRTILSPGQKEIAMIAAATARGTMAPQLKVHVKAARVVGLTREQIVEIMIQMAAYAGFPAALNGISATRDALAEMGE; from the coding sequence ATGATCAAGACATTTTTTTGCCGTTGGCGCATACTCCTGGCCCTGGGATTGGCCCTCGGCCCCACCCTTGCGAATGGAGACAGCACGATGACCGCAAACGAACGCTACGAACGCGGCTATGCCGCCCTGGCCGCCCTGGCCCCGCAAAAAGCCCAGGCCGTACAGGATGCCCTGGCCGACATTGCCCCGGACCTGGGCCGCTTTGTCGTGGAATTTGGCTACGGCGATATTTTCACCCGTCCCGGGCTGACCCCGGCCGAGCGCCAGACCGCGACCATCGCCGCCCTGACCGCCCTGGGCAATGCCGCGCCCCAGCTGGCCTTTCACGTCGAGGCCGGTCTGGCCACCGGGCTTTCCCCCGAGGCCATCGTGGAGATCATCTACGTGACCACGGTCTTTGCCGGCTTCCCGGCCGGACTCAATGCCCTGGCCGTGTGTCGGGAAGTGTTTGCGGCCAAGGGCGTGACGGTCAGGCAGCGGCCGGCCCACCCGGACGGAGAAACCGACCGCCGGACACGGGGGCTGGCGACCCTGGCCGCCACCAGCCGGGACGCCGGCGAGAAGGTGGTGGCCTCCATGGCCGGCATTGCCCCGGATATGGCCGATTTCCTCCTGGATTTCTCCTACGGCGACGTGATTTCCCGCACCATCCTGAGCCCCGGCCAGAAGGAAATCGCCATGATTGCGGCGGCCACGGCCCGGGGCACGATGGCCCCGCAGCTCAAGGTCCACGTCAAGGCGGCCCGGGTGGTCGGGCTCACCCGGGAGCAGATCGTCGAAATAATGATCCAGATGGCGGCCTACGCCGGTTTTCCGGCAGCCCTAAACGGCATCTCGGCCACACGCGACGCCCTGGCCGAGATGGGGGAATAG